One window from the genome of Salvia splendens isolate huo1 chromosome 9, SspV2, whole genome shotgun sequence encodes:
- the LOC121749583 gene encoding PP2A regulatory subunit TAP46-like isoform X2 has product MVELNMDELSLPRILEQARKIHQAASDSSVDPVSVDLKKGCELLRKCEEMIGKLGLFSLNETKEDISTANLKYILLSVPYYLGELTEKIAEEDRIEILKLSQAKLKEFFSFCEAMELVPKEELESFVEATGKTFADKRAQKIARFKRQKAAESKLLEIRERKERRGRSTRASALSTPVESGEEDFDDDDGEEEREAWLTTISLALCKAFDLLEMLKREEEMLLSVRERQSKEGNNELAQSILDERAEIAEAWHRDAATRSRFTKPAIPITCATFAQDVIEGRATVSQAHEHKHQPMLFGPSSLVSKNPTSERERIAAKVFQPHYRLPTMSIEEAGLKEMEIMNKWQEDTKKFIEEASTSWHTDNRLQKPGEDEDDEDDDAAQDKARAWDDWKDDNPCGAGNKKLTPCG; this is encoded by the exons ATGGTGGAATTGAACATGGACGAATTGTCTCTTCCTCGAATTCTCGAGCAGGCTCGGAAAATACACCAAGCCGCCTCCGATTCTTCCGTCGATCCGGTTTCCGTTGATT TGAAGAAAGGTTGCGAATTGTTGAGGAAATGCGAGGAAATGATTGGGAAATTAGGGTTGTTTTCGCTTAATGAGACGAAAGAGGATATCAGTACTGCAAATCTCAAATATATTCTCTTAAGT GTTCCATATTATCTTGGTGAGCTAACTGAGAAAATTGCTGAGGAAGATAGGATTGAAATCCTAAAACTTTCACAGGCAAAGCTGAAG GAATTTTTCTCCTTTTGTGAGGCAATGGAGCTTGTACCAAAAGAAGAACTAGAATCATTTGTCGAAGCTACGGGCAAAACATTTGCTGATAAGAGAGCTCAGAAG ATTGCACGCTTTAAACGTCAGAAAGCTGCTGAATCAAAATTGCTTGAAATAAGGGAGCGGAAGGAACGACGGGGCCGTTCAACTAGGGCATCTGCATTATCTACTCCCGTTGAGTCCGGCGAAGAGGATTTTGATGACGATGAtggggaagaggagagggag GCATGGCTGACCACCATCTCCTTGGCACTCTGCAAG GCATTTGATCTACTGGAAATgttgaagagagaagaagagatgcTCCTTTCTGTTAGGGAAAGACAGTCAAAG GAAGGGAATAATGAGCTTGCTCAGTCCATTCTTGATGAGCGTGCTGAAATAGCAGAAGCCTGGCATCGTGATGCAGCAACAAGGTCTCGATTTACAAAACCTGCAATTCCAATCACCTGTGCTACTTTTGCTCAAGATGTGATTGAGGGTAGAGCGACGGTGTCACAGGCTCATGAACACAAGCATCAGCCGATGCTATTTGGACCTTCAAGCCTTGTCTCCAAAAACCCAACAAGTGAGAGGGAGAGAATCGCAGCTAAAGTTTTCCAGCCTCACTACAG ATTACCAACCATGAGTATAGAGGAAGCTGGGTTAAAGGAGATGGAAATTATGAATAAGTGGCAAGAAGATACCAAGAAGTTCATTGAAGAAGCCAGCACATCTTGGCACACAGATAACAGGCTACAAAAGCCAGGTGAGGATGAAGATGACGAGGATGATGATGCTGCCCAAGATAAGGCAAGGGCCTGGGATGACTGGAAGGACGACAACCCTTGTGGGGCAGGCAATAAGAAGCTCACTCCATGCGGCTGA
- the LOC121749583 gene encoding PP2A regulatory subunit TAP46-like isoform X1, translating into MRRKRISVPYYLGELTEKIAEEDRIEILKLSQAKLKEFFSFCEAMELVPKEELESFVEATGKTFADKRAQKIARFKRQKAAESKLLEIRERKERRGRSTRASALSTPVESGEEDFDDDDGEEEREAWLTTISLALCKAFDLLEMLKREEEMLLSVRERQSKEGNNELAQSILDERAEIAEAWHRDAATRSRFTKPAIPITCATFAQDVIEGRATVSQAHEHKHQPMLFGPSSLVSKNPTSERERIAAKVFQPHYRLPTMSIEEAGLKEMEIMNKWQEDTKKFIEEASTSWHTDNRLQKPGEDEDDEDDDAAQDKARAWDDWKDDNPCGAGNKKLTPCG; encoded by the exons ATGAGACGAAAGAGGATATCA GTTCCATATTATCTTGGTGAGCTAACTGAGAAAATTGCTGAGGAAGATAGGATTGAAATCCTAAAACTTTCACAGGCAAAGCTGAAG GAATTTTTCTCCTTTTGTGAGGCAATGGAGCTTGTACCAAAAGAAGAACTAGAATCATTTGTCGAAGCTACGGGCAAAACATTTGCTGATAAGAGAGCTCAGAAG ATTGCACGCTTTAAACGTCAGAAAGCTGCTGAATCAAAATTGCTTGAAATAAGGGAGCGGAAGGAACGACGGGGCCGTTCAACTAGGGCATCTGCATTATCTACTCCCGTTGAGTCCGGCGAAGAGGATTTTGATGACGATGAtggggaagaggagagggag GCATGGCTGACCACCATCTCCTTGGCACTCTGCAAG GCATTTGATCTACTGGAAATgttgaagagagaagaagagatgcTCCTTTCTGTTAGGGAAAGACAGTCAAAG GAAGGGAATAATGAGCTTGCTCAGTCCATTCTTGATGAGCGTGCTGAAATAGCAGAAGCCTGGCATCGTGATGCAGCAACAAGGTCTCGATTTACAAAACCTGCAATTCCAATCACCTGTGCTACTTTTGCTCAAGATGTGATTGAGGGTAGAGCGACGGTGTCACAGGCTCATGAACACAAGCATCAGCCGATGCTATTTGGACCTTCAAGCCTTGTCTCCAAAAACCCAACAAGTGAGAGGGAGAGAATCGCAGCTAAAGTTTTCCAGCCTCACTACAG ATTACCAACCATGAGTATAGAGGAAGCTGGGTTAAAGGAGATGGAAATTATGAATAAGTGGCAAGAAGATACCAAGAAGTTCATTGAAGAAGCCAGCACATCTTGGCACACAGATAACAGGCTACAAAAGCCAGGTGAGGATGAAGATGACGAGGATGATGATGCTGCCCAAGATAAGGCAAGGGCCTGGGATGACTGGAAGGACGACAACCCTTGTGGGGCAGGCAATAAGAAGCTCACTCCATGCGGCTGA
- the LOC121747951 gene encoding uncharacterized protein LOC121747951 isoform X1 — protein MRKDLDQKDQILSAMLRKSKVDMTELLKEVKSSKAKRQQSDQEAARRKAISESKHDRQLLRNILSKNVSVKSDIFSGGKCGHLKVMASLDAGNHRASETDYGEFEQPEAIKPINDPYLTARTDEPQSLADVERLENWANLETVKYEFALQQRHNLEIDAFVDQLRLKDERLEVFRWRLLSMEMEAKRLQSHIEGIDHEITQLRKENMRLEALLLDRETKLHALKEQLLMQFNPPNLQKLNFESSLHEAAMNHDTVWSRVKVIKMKPGQGRQEMKVTAEEIPQEVENEKVHEIKVDEQLKDIVATLKHPHKEIKDAKVASLDPNHVRQGRSGPDDAANVETTTTLGQGSSKKKNSTLELDIHALGVSYKIKRLKQQFLMLERLMGKQENSKNNNADVAAKGLYALTSLLNKQVDRYQSLQGKIDDLCQRMDEKNLNLSCRGSSIARTGNETKRLEHFLEETFQLQRHIVATGQKLVEVQAKIATGFLDFAEKIDQPESFDMKRFADSIVTLFREVQRGLEVRISRIIGDLEGTLACDGIIHVKK, from the exons ATGCGTAAAGATTTGGACCAGAAAGATCAAATTTTGTCAGCTATGCTGAGAAAGTCTAAAGTAGATATGACCGAGCTTTTAAAGGAAGTAAAATCATCTAAGGCAAAGAGACAGCAATCCGATCAAGAAGCAGCACGACGGAAGGCAATATCTGAGTCTAAACATGATAGGCAATTACTAAGGAATATATTGTCTAAGAATGTAAGTGTAAAGTCGGATATATTCTCGGGTGGAAAATGCGGGCATTTAAAAGTTATGGCATCACTGGATGCTGGAAATCATAGAGCATCAGAGACTGATTATGGCGAGTTTGAGCAACCAGAAGCTATTAAGCCTATTAACGACCCATATTTGACTGCACGAACTGATGAGCCAC AGTCTCTAGCTGATGTTGAGCGCTTGGAGAACTGGGCCAACTTGGAAACAGTGAAATACGAATTTGCACTTCAGCAAAGGCATAACCTTGAAATAGATGCTTTTGTGGATCAACTGAGGCTCAAGGATGAAAGGTTGGAAGTTTTCCGTTGGCGTTTGTTGAGCATGGAAATGGAAGCGAAGAGGTTGCAGTCACACATTGAAGGGATCGATCATGAGATTACACAGCTGAGGAAGGAGAATATGAGGCTGGAAGCTCTACTGCTGGACCGCGAGACAAAATTACATGCACTGAAAGAGCAGCTACTGATGCAATTCAATCCTCCAAACCTCCAGAAATTGAACTTTGAATCCTCTCTACACGAGGCAGCCATGAACCACGATACGGTATGGTCGAGAGTCAAGGTCATCAAAATGAAACCGGGGCAGGGAAGGCAAGAGATGAAGGTTACAGCAGAAGAAATTCCTCAAGAAGTCGAAAATGAAAAGGTGCATGAAATTAAGGTTGATGAGCAGCTCAAGGATATAGTTGCGACGCTTAAACATCCGCATAAGGAGATCAAAGATGCAAAGGTTGCATCCCTGGATCCTAATCATGTTAGGCAGGGAAGAAGTGGTCCAGATGATGCAGCAAATGTGGAAACAACAACAACACTAGGCCAAGGATCAAGTAAGAAGAAAAACTCCACACTGGAATTGGATATTCATGCTCTTGGAGTCTCATACAAGATCAAGAGACTTAAGCAGCAATTTCTAATGCTCGAGAGGTTGATGGGGAAGCAAGAAAACAGCAAAAACAACAATGCGGATGTTGCAGCAAAGGGATTATATGCCCTTACATCCCTCCTAAATAAGCAGGTTGATCGATACCAGTCCCTTCAGGGGAAAATTGATGATCTCTGTCAAAGAATG GATGAGAAGAACCTGAATCTGAGCTGCAGAGGCTCTTCTATTGCTAGAACAGGCAATGAAACAAAGAGGCTGGAGCACTTTCTCGAAGAAACCTTCCAATTACAGAGACATATAGTCGCGACAGGACAAAAATTAGTGGAAGTTCAAGCTAAGATTGCCACTGGATTTCTTGATTTTGCAGAAAAGATTGATCAGCCTGAGAGCTTTGACATGAAGCGATTTGCTGATAGTATCGTAACGCTGTTCAGAGAAGTTCAGAGGGGCCTTGAAGTTCGAATATCTCGGATTATTGGGGATCTTGAGGGAACCCTGGCATGTGATGGTATCATACATGTTAAAAAATAG
- the LOC121747951 gene encoding uncharacterized protein LOC121747951 isoform X2, whose amino-acid sequence MRKDLDQKDQILSAMLRKSKVDMTELLKEVKSSKAKRQQSDQEAARRKAISESKHDRQLLRNILSKNVSVKSDIFSGGKCGHLKVMASLDAGNHRASETDYGEFEQPEAIKPINDPYLTARTDEPQSLADVERLENWANLETVKYEFALQQRHNLEIDAFVDQLRLKDERLEVFRWRLLSMEMEAKRLQSHIEGIDHEITQLRKENMRLEALLLDRETKLHALKEQLLMQFNPPNLQKLNFESSLHEAAMNHDTVWSRVKVIKMKPGQGRQEMKVTAEEIPQEVENEKVHEIKVDEQLKDIVATLKHPHKEIKDAKVASLDPNHVRQGRSGPDDAANVETTTTLGQGSSKKKNSTLELDIHALGVSYKIKRLKQQFLMLERLMGKQENSKNNNADVAAKGLYALTSLLNKQVDRYQSLQGKIDDLCQRMCRMRRT is encoded by the exons ATGCGTAAAGATTTGGACCAGAAAGATCAAATTTTGTCAGCTATGCTGAGAAAGTCTAAAGTAGATATGACCGAGCTTTTAAAGGAAGTAAAATCATCTAAGGCAAAGAGACAGCAATCCGATCAAGAAGCAGCACGACGGAAGGCAATATCTGAGTCTAAACATGATAGGCAATTACTAAGGAATATATTGTCTAAGAATGTAAGTGTAAAGTCGGATATATTCTCGGGTGGAAAATGCGGGCATTTAAAAGTTATGGCATCACTGGATGCTGGAAATCATAGAGCATCAGAGACTGATTATGGCGAGTTTGAGCAACCAGAAGCTATTAAGCCTATTAACGACCCATATTTGACTGCACGAACTGATGAGCCAC AGTCTCTAGCTGATGTTGAGCGCTTGGAGAACTGGGCCAACTTGGAAACAGTGAAATACGAATTTGCACTTCAGCAAAGGCATAACCTTGAAATAGATGCTTTTGTGGATCAACTGAGGCTCAAGGATGAAAGGTTGGAAGTTTTCCGTTGGCGTTTGTTGAGCATGGAAATGGAAGCGAAGAGGTTGCAGTCACACATTGAAGGGATCGATCATGAGATTACACAGCTGAGGAAGGAGAATATGAGGCTGGAAGCTCTACTGCTGGACCGCGAGACAAAATTACATGCACTGAAAGAGCAGCTACTGATGCAATTCAATCCTCCAAACCTCCAGAAATTGAACTTTGAATCCTCTCTACACGAGGCAGCCATGAACCACGATACGGTATGGTCGAGAGTCAAGGTCATCAAAATGAAACCGGGGCAGGGAAGGCAAGAGATGAAGGTTACAGCAGAAGAAATTCCTCAAGAAGTCGAAAATGAAAAGGTGCATGAAATTAAGGTTGATGAGCAGCTCAAGGATATAGTTGCGACGCTTAAACATCCGCATAAGGAGATCAAAGATGCAAAGGTTGCATCCCTGGATCCTAATCATGTTAGGCAGGGAAGAAGTGGTCCAGATGATGCAGCAAATGTGGAAACAACAACAACACTAGGCCAAGGATCAAGTAAGAAGAAAAACTCCACACTGGAATTGGATATTCATGCTCTTGGAGTCTCATACAAGATCAAGAGACTTAAGCAGCAATTTCTAATGCTCGAGAGGTTGATGGGGAAGCAAGAAAACAGCAAAAACAACAATGCGGATGTTGCAGCAAAGGGATTATATGCCCTTACATCCCTCCTAAATAAGCAGGTTGATCGATACCAGTCCCTTCAGGGGAAAATTGATGATCTCTGTCAAAGAATG tgCAGGATGAGAAGAACCTGA
- the LOC121747579 gene encoding uncharacterized protein LOC121747579 has translation MGLGGLDYEEARSTPKLSLSRLPCKPKLPIQMLTPPLHPSLSIPFQWEEAPGRPRFSADAEAAATTCCLDLPPRLLLHDDPQLTIMPSPPTLFDGPYASLFACCTFSFRGSARFRRFTTYSCGGSSSSSRRRWRRCFKFPKEEKGSFDLSQTLGDFFMPDKNKMHKMPRIRRVFDFSLNSNLLDIYARFKQAIPWRRRR, from the exons ATGGGTTTAGGAGGATTGGATTACGAGGAGGCACGATCTACTCCcaagctctctctctctaggcTTCCATGCAAGCCAAAACTCCCCATACAAATGCTTACGCCGCCGCTCCACCCCTCGCTCTCCATCCCATTTCAATGGGAAGAGGCGCCGGGAAGGCCTAGGTTTTCCGCCGATGCTGAGGCCGCTGCCACGACTTGCTGCTTGGACTTGCCTCCCAGATTGTTGCTGCATGACGACCCCCAACTTACCATAATGCCCTCGCCCCCCACGCTCTTCGACGGCCCTTACGCCTCTCTTTTTGCATGCTGCACCTTCTCCTTCCGCGGCTCGGCCCGCTTCCGGAGATTTACTACTTATTCTTGCGGCGGCTCGAGCTCGAGTTCGAGGAGGAGGTGGAGAAGATGCTTCAAGTTTCCCAAGGAAGAGAAGGGTAGTTTCGACCTTTCCCAGACGCTGGGAGATTTTTTCATGCCTGACAAAAACAAAATGCATAAGATGCCAAGAATTAGAAGAGTGTTCGATTTCTCCCTTAATTCTAACTT GTTAGACATTTATGCACGCTTTAAGCAGGCGATTCCATGGCGGCGTAGAAGATGA
- the LOC121749763 gene encoding protein ABIL3-like isoform X2 has protein sequence METMTAAASMKFPREPANYDEISMQQSMLFSDSLKDLKNLRKQLYSAAEYFELSYTNDHQKHVVVNTLKDYAIKALVNTVDHLGSVTFKVNDLLDENIDEVSGTELRVSCLEQRLRTCHDYINREGLSQQSLVINTPNYHKRYILPVGETMNGGLRAKSKYQGCSVDKGDEWHQFRSAIRATIQEAPPSIASKGRSSSPTPRFVQQPGNFAFSKSMPKKDLERRTVSPHRFPLLRSGSLSSKPTAPKSSRPTTPNQSRPTTPNLSSGRQPFISDPRKSASMRIRVGKESPKEFEQIPSKSKRLLKALLSRRKSKKDDTLYTYLDEY, from the exons ATGGAGACAATGACGGCTGCTGCCTCCATGAAGTTTCCTCGTGAGCCGGCTAATTATGATGAGATTTCTATGCAGCAGAGCATGCTCTTCTCTGATAGTTTAAAG GATTTGAAGAATCTTAGGAAACAACTCTATTCAGCAGCAGAATACTTTGAGTTGTCTTACACCAACGACCACCAAAAGCATGT AGTGGTGAATACATTGAAAGATTATGCCATTAAAGCTCTTGTCAACACCGTGGACCATTTGGGTTCTGTGACCTTTAAGGTCAACGATCTGTTGGATGAGAATATTGATGAAGTTTCAGGAACTGAACTTCGCGTATCTTGCCTTGAGCAG AGACTGCGGACATGCCATGATTACATCAACCGTGAAGGTCTCTCTCAGCAGTCATTGGTGATAAACACTCCCAATTACCACAAACGATACATCTTGccag TGGGAGAGACTATGAATGGAGGTTTACGCGCAAAATCAAAGTATCAAGGTTGCAGCGTAGACAAAGGAGACGAGTGGCATCAGTTTAGGAGTG CTATTCGAGCTACAATACAGGAGGCTCCACCATCAATAGCCAG TAAAGGGCGCTCCTCCTCACCTACTCCTAGGTTCGTGCAGCAGCCAGGAAACTTCGCCTTCTCCAAAAGCATGCCTAAGAAAGATCTAG AAAGGAGAACAGTGTCACCTCACCGGTTTCCACTTCTACGTTCGGGCTCCCTATCTAGTAAGCCCACGGCTCCAAAGAGCTCACGCCCAACCACCCCAAATCAGAGCCGGCCGACCACCCCAAATCTATCTTCAGGAAGACAACCG TTTATTTCTGACCCTCGGAAATCGGCTTCGATGCGGATACGTGTCGGGAAAGAGAGCCCAAAGGAGTTCGAGCAGATTCCCAGCAAAAGCAAACGGTTGCTCAAAGCTCTGCTCAGTCGACGCAAGTCAAAGAAAGATGATACATTATATACTTATTTGGATGAATACTAA
- the LOC121749763 gene encoding protein ABIL3-like isoform X1 — translation METMTAAASMKFPREPANYDEISMQQSMLFSDSLKDLKNLRKQLYSAAEYFELSYTNDHQKHVVVNTLKDYAIKALVNTVDHLGSVTFKVNDLLDENIDEVSGTELRVSCLEQRLRTCHDYINREGLSQQSLVINTPNYHKRYILPVGETMNGGLRAKSKYQGCSVDKGDEWHQFRSAIRATIQEAPPSIARQMSCSKGRSSSPTPRFVQQPGNFAFSKSMPKKDLERRTVSPHRFPLLRSGSLSSKPTAPKSSRPTTPNQSRPTTPNLSSGRQPFISDPRKSASMRIRVGKESPKEFEQIPSKSKRLLKALLSRRKSKKDDTLYTYLDEY, via the exons ATGGAGACAATGACGGCTGCTGCCTCCATGAAGTTTCCTCGTGAGCCGGCTAATTATGATGAGATTTCTATGCAGCAGAGCATGCTCTTCTCTGATAGTTTAAAG GATTTGAAGAATCTTAGGAAACAACTCTATTCAGCAGCAGAATACTTTGAGTTGTCTTACACCAACGACCACCAAAAGCATGT AGTGGTGAATACATTGAAAGATTATGCCATTAAAGCTCTTGTCAACACCGTGGACCATTTGGGTTCTGTGACCTTTAAGGTCAACGATCTGTTGGATGAGAATATTGATGAAGTTTCAGGAACTGAACTTCGCGTATCTTGCCTTGAGCAG AGACTGCGGACATGCCATGATTACATCAACCGTGAAGGTCTCTCTCAGCAGTCATTGGTGATAAACACTCCCAATTACCACAAACGATACATCTTGccag TGGGAGAGACTATGAATGGAGGTTTACGCGCAAAATCAAAGTATCAAGGTTGCAGCGTAGACAAAGGAGACGAGTGGCATCAGTTTAGGAGTG CTATTCGAGCTACAATACAGGAGGCTCCACCATCAATAGCCAG GCAAATGTCTTGCAGTAAAGGGCGCTCCTCCTCACCTACTCCTAGGTTCGTGCAGCAGCCAGGAAACTTCGCCTTCTCCAAAAGCATGCCTAAGAAAGATCTAG AAAGGAGAACAGTGTCACCTCACCGGTTTCCACTTCTACGTTCGGGCTCCCTATCTAGTAAGCCCACGGCTCCAAAGAGCTCACGCCCAACCACCCCAAATCAGAGCCGGCCGACCACCCCAAATCTATCTTCAGGAAGACAACCG TTTATTTCTGACCCTCGGAAATCGGCTTCGATGCGGATACGTGTCGGGAAAGAGAGCCCAAAGGAGTTCGAGCAGATTCCCAGCAAAAGCAAACGGTTGCTCAAAGCTCTGCTCAGTCGACGCAAGTCAAAGAAAGATGATACATTATATACTTATTTGGATGAATACTAA
- the LOC121747410 gene encoding uncharacterized protein LOC121747410 — MATLAADVTTGAPTKWDFRCNLEVDYASEEVAHMVYAALAVDKELQPDKVKRHMSVSNGKLYVNFEAVEARFLRASYSAFVDVLTLATKTIEEFGQGLM, encoded by the exons ATGGCGACCTTAGCTGCTGATGTCACTACCGGAGCTCCCACCAAATGGGATTTCAGATG CAACTTGGAAGTAGATTATGCGTCTGAAGAAGTTGCTCACATGGTATATGCTGCTCTAGCCGTCGACAAGGAG TTACAACCGGATAAGGTGAAAAGGCATATGTCAGTATCCAACGGGAAACTTTATGT GAATTTTGAGGCCGTCGAAGCAAGATTCCTTCGTGCATCGTATAGTGCTTTTGTCGATGTTCTTACACTTGCCACCAAGACAATTGAAGAATTTGGTCAGGGATTGATGTAG
- the LOC121748394 gene encoding putative aminoacrylate hydrolase RutD — MPLCEVGRHHIDGNGIQLFYRTYGKGPIKALMIIGLAGTHDSWGPQINGLAGTLRPNDDESPPLEDPSGAGAAGVEVCAFDNRGMGRSSVPTKKSEYTTSIMAKDALALMDHLGWKKAHVFGHSMGAMIACKLASMVPERISSLALLNVTGGGYECLPKFDRQTLSIALRFLRAKTPEQRAAVDLDTHYSQEYLEEYIGLKTRRSILYPEYVKAISSTGMQSKYGFDGQINACWTHKMSRKEIESIRMAGFPVSVIHGRHDVIAQLSHAKRLAERLYPSARMVELNGGHLVSHERTEEVNKALLELIKASQSRASSYEWTNLSTKSSVCKASQITAWRAIRSSFILESVEKLHILMLYFFGLFVLAFQHLRRGMMRLKPVKVEPAALTN; from the exons ATGCCGCTTTGCGAAGTGGGTAGGCATCACATAGATGGCAATGGAATCCAACTTTTCTACAGAACATACGGGAAAGGACCAATCAAAGCTCTCATGATCATAG GATTGGCCGGGACCCACGATTCCTGGGGGCCGCAGATAAATGGTCTGGCCGGGACGCTGAGGCCGAACGACGACGAGTCGCCGCCGCTGGAAGATCCGAGCGGTGCCGGAGCGGCGGGCGTCGAGGTCTGCGCTTTTGATAACCGTGGAATGGGGCGAAGCTCCGTTCCCACAAAAAAGTCAGAATACAC GACGAGTATAATGGCAAAAGATGCACTAGCTCTGATGGATCATTTGGGATGGAAAAAAGCTCATGTGTTTGGCCACTCAATGG GTGCTATGATTGCTTGCAAGCTTGCTTCAATGGTGCCCGAGCGAATTTCATCCTTGGCATTGTTGAATGTAACTGGTGGGGGTTATGAATGCTTACCAAAG TTTGACCGTCAAACTCTGTCAATTGCTCTGCGTTTTCTGAGGGCAAAAACACCTGAACAGAGAGCAGCCGTAGATTTAGATACCCACTACTCACAG GAATATCTTGAAGAGTACATTGGACTAAAGACTAGAAGATCAATTTTATACCCA GAATACGTAAAAGCCATATCATCAACTGGTATGCAGTCAAAGTATGGATTTGATGGGCAGATTAACGCGTGTTGGACCCATAAAATGTCTAGAAAAGAGATAGAATCTATCCGTATGGCTGGATTTCCAGTATCAGTAATTCATGGCAG ACATGATGTAATTGCTCAGCTATCCCATGCAAAACGACTTGCAGAGAGATTATATCCATCTGCAAGAATGGTTGAACTTAATGGTGGCCATCTAGTAAGCCATGAGAGAACCGAGGAG GTAAATAAAGCTCTTCTAGAGTTGATCAAGGCTTCACAAAGTAGGGCAAGTTCATACGAATGGACAAATTTGTCCACTAAAAGCAGTG TGTGCAAGGCTTCTCAGATAACAGCATGGAGAGCAATCAGATCGTCTTTCATTCTTGAAAGCGTAGAGAAGCTACATATATTGATGCTGTACTTTTTTGGGCTCTTTGTACTAGCCTTTCAGCATTTACGAAGAGGCATGATGAGGCTTAAGCCAGTCAAGGTAGAACCAGCAGCACTTACTAACTAA